CGTCATGGTCATCGCGGGCTATGTGAACAGCGCGGCCGACTTCGAGCTGGGGGTGGCCGACTTTCAACAGTTCCTGGCCAGCATCCAGCTTCCGCCGAGCGAGAGCGTGAACGACGACGCGGTTGCGGAAGCGTCAGCCAGGGGAGCGGCGCGGGCAGAAGCGCCCTGAAAGCCAGCGTGCCTCTGCCATGACGGACTGCTAGGCTCGCGCGATCATGTCCGAGTCGAAGAAGCGCTCTCCGTTGACGACCGCCGTGCACGGTGGCGAGCCGCGTTCCTACCCCTACGATGCGCTGGCTGCGCCCATCGCGCAGACGGCCACGTACTCCTTCGCCAACACGGAGGAGCTCATCCACTACTTCGAGGGCCGCATCGAGCGCATGGAGTACGGGCGCTACGGCAACCCGACCGTGGCGCTCGTGGAGAAGAAGGTGGCCGCGCTCGAGGGCGTGGAAGACGCCGCCGCGTTCGCCAGCGGCATGGCGGCCGTGACGCTCACCATCCTGTCGTTGGTGGAGCAGGGCTC
This region of Sandaracinaceae bacterium genomic DNA includes:
- a CDS encoding PLP-dependent transferase; this encodes MSESKKRSPLTTAVHGGEPRSYPYDALAAPIAQTATYSFANTEELIHYFEGRIERMEYGRYGNPTVALVEKKVAALEGVEDAAAFASGMAAVTLTILSLVEQGS